A DNA window from Halomicrobium mukohataei DSM 12286 contains the following coding sequences:
- a CDS encoding sulfatase: MTGNSNIILITVDSLRYDTIFSDEAVSAPTIEQLIEEGLTFKRAYANGTSTGMSFPSIFSGMYPWDYYGSYYSPDRPHLIEEFKNTNYGTAAFHSNPHLSASFGYDRGFDIFSEGSDSPSTVSKLRKKAGNNIPKDSILYDVLRKAWKNLEKATGTGVGTPYVDGTELNEYVFDWLESASAPVFGWVHYMDVHHPYLPHKNTVSHDIGEKEAIRLRQKFIHSPDDLVNSEIEILRQLYRGEVEYFDRCLNSLLSKVQSELGFDNTVLILVSDHGEAFGENDNYGHGGDALGDEVTRVPLIIRGPNIEPSKVESPVSCVDIYPTITDIRGESAPSKCRGKSLLAVDENERQEKDEKQYVFAHANAPSDGQAMICDGRRKLIHDRGENTDTLYDLCDGQEKERINYRADHVKDLVDEIETHISSIKSSDDSAIQPDIDDEMKNKLRDLGYID; this comes from the coding sequence ATGACCGGCAATTCTAACATCATACTCATAACCGTGGATTCACTGCGGTATGATACTATATTTTCGGACGAAGCGGTATCAGCTCCGACAATTGAACAATTAATTGAAGAAGGGCTAACGTTCAAGCGAGCGTATGCGAACGGTACCTCAACGGGAATGTCTTTTCCATCTATTTTTTCAGGGATGTATCCCTGGGACTACTATGGGTCTTATTATTCCCCCGATCGTCCACATCTCATTGAAGAGTTCAAAAACACGAATTATGGAACAGCAGCGTTCCACTCAAACCCCCATCTAAGTGCCTCATTCGGATATGACCGTGGTTTCGACATTTTCTCCGAGGGTTCTGATTCACCGTCTACAGTCTCGAAATTACGTAAGAAGGCTGGGAATAACATACCGAAAGATAGCATTCTCTATGATGTTTTGCGGAAAGCTTGGAAGAATCTAGAAAAAGCTACTGGAACTGGTGTCGGGACTCCTTACGTGGATGGAACCGAACTCAATGAGTACGTATTCGACTGGTTAGAATCCGCTTCAGCTCCAGTATTTGGGTGGGTTCACTATATGGACGTACACCATCCGTATCTGCCCCACAAAAATACGGTTAGTCACGATATTGGAGAAAAAGAAGCGATTCGACTTCGGCAAAAATTCATCCATTCTCCAGATGACTTGGTGAATAGCGAGATTGAAATCCTGCGTCAATTGTATCGGGGAGAAGTGGAATACTTTGATCGATGCCTCAATTCGCTCCTTTCCAAGGTGCAGTCTGAGCTCGGCTTCGACAATACGGTCCTTATCTTGGTGTCCGATCACGGTGAAGCATTTGGGGAAAATGATAATTACGGTCACGGGGGCGATGCACTCGGTGACGAAGTCACCCGGGTCCCGCTTATTATCCGCGGACCGAACATAGAGCCTAGCAAAGTAGAGTCACCCGTGTCGTGCGTTGATATTTATCCGACAATTACAGATATCAGGGGTGAGTCTGCACCGAGTAAATGTCGAGGGAAGTCGTTACTCGCAGTAGATGAAAATGAACGACAGGAAAAGGACGAGAAACAATATGTATTCGCACACGCCAACGCGCCGTCAGATGGACAGGCTATGATCTGTGATGGAAGGAGAAAGCTCATTCACGATCGAGGTGAGAATACAGATACCTTGTATGACTTATGTGACGGACAAGAAAAAGAACGGATCAACTATCGGGCGGACCATGTGAAGGATCTAGTTGACGAAATCGAAACGCACATATCCAGTATAAAAAGCAGCGATGACTCTGCAATTCAACCTGATATAGACGATGAAATGAAAAATAAGTTACGGGATCTAGGGTATATAGATTAA
- a CDS encoding NeuD/PglB/VioB family sugar acetyltransferase: MRAIYGAGEQGRVVLDILCSSDNTEGVVFLDDNTALHSDVIEEIPVVGDVTALSTFDEPVQCLVAYGDDQGVRLSIAEKISDHGYGFFSAAHPDSTISDTATLGDGVTVNARSYVGPDVSIEDHVLIDSCVNISHDSHLRCGATITPGATLAGGVEVGQDAYIGPGATVVEDVTIGHGAVIGAGSVVTESIEAGSTVVGVPAEPL, from the coding sequence ATGCGTGCAATCTACGGTGCCGGCGAACAAGGCCGGGTCGTGCTCGATATCCTCTGCAGTAGCGACAACACAGAAGGGGTTGTCTTCCTTGACGACAATACCGCATTGCACAGCGACGTTATCGAAGAGATACCGGTTGTCGGTGATGTGACGGCACTGTCCACGTTCGATGAACCGGTACAGTGTCTCGTGGCGTACGGCGACGATCAAGGTGTTCGGCTATCGATTGCCGAGAAGATCTCGGACCATGGCTATGGCTTCTTTTCAGCCGCTCATCCAGATTCAACTATATCCGATACCGCAACACTTGGTGACGGTGTGACTGTCAACGCCCGCAGTTACGTCGGACCCGATGTCTCGATAGAAGATCACGTTCTCATCGACAGTTGTGTAAACATATCTCACGACTCACACCTCAGGTGCGGCGCGACAATCACACCGGGTGCTACGCTCGCTGGGGGGGTTGAGGTCGGTCAGGACGCGTACATCGGTCCGGGTGCAACTGTCGTTGAAGATGTGACCATCGGACACGGTGCTGTCATCGGCGCTGGATCGGTTGTCACGGAATCGATTGAAGCAGGATCGACCGTCGTTGGCGTACCCGCTGAACCACTGTAA
- a CDS encoding ABC transporter ATP-binding protein, translating into MADEPDNVSRRDKIEAVIAVARFRPRFTVGVFAFGITAALFEGIGLSFILPIVELVQTQDSASEADGLLAIFVTLYRTAGVPFTLGTVILGVSGVMVARYTSNFVVAWLREALRTYYIRDLQDRAFRNALNARVDYYDEEGSDDILNAIVTQTYYAGRVIKRGIQFLEQTFMASVYLFIAFVVAPWLTLFAVFVLGGFTLVFRQVLETGYDVGEQVADANKERQEAAQAGTQGIRDVRVFGVADELYQDFQDAIDKYTQARILLRRNEAAIDKFYNLIVAVSVFVLIYFALEFADLTLGALGLFLYAMFRLGPKASRVNTLFYQVENDLPHLVRTQEFIHVLEQNKEDNSGSKEAPEEINGVEFEDVWFSYNDSETVLQGMNFQVEKGQFVGFVGQSGAGKSTLVSLLARMYEIDRGTIKANGVSIDEIDIDDWRECLSVVRQNPFIFNDTLRYNLTIGNRDVSESELDQVCSIARVDEFLEDLPDGYDTMLGDEGVRLSGGQKQRVALARALIKDADLLIMDEATSDLDSDLEKQVQRAIEEMDRNYAIITIAHRLSTVKNADRIYTVEDGRITERGTHNELVETDGKYAELYGIQSGR; encoded by the coding sequence ATGGCGGATGAACCGGATAATGTCTCTCGGCGGGACAAAATAGAAGCCGTGATAGCAGTCGCCCGATTTCGGCCACGCTTCACCGTCGGTGTTTTCGCCTTTGGGATAACCGCTGCGCTGTTTGAGGGAATCGGTCTCAGTTTCATACTCCCTATTGTGGAACTCGTGCAGACCCAGGATTCAGCATCTGAGGCTGACGGACTCTTAGCGATATTTGTGACGTTGTATCGGACCGCCGGGGTCCCATTTACGCTCGGTACTGTGATACTAGGGGTGTCGGGAGTGATGGTTGCACGGTATACCTCAAACTTTGTCGTTGCTTGGTTGCGGGAAGCGTTGCGAACCTATTATATCCGAGATCTACAGGATCGCGCGTTTAGAAACGCACTGAACGCCCGCGTCGATTATTACGATGAGGAGGGTTCCGACGATATACTGAACGCAATTGTAACCCAAACGTACTATGCCGGACGAGTCATTAAGCGCGGTATCCAGTTCCTTGAACAGACCTTCATGGCGTCTGTATACCTGTTTATCGCCTTTGTAGTCGCCCCGTGGTTGACGCTCTTCGCCGTGTTCGTGCTTGGAGGATTTACCCTGGTATTTCGGCAAGTGCTGGAGACGGGCTACGATGTCGGAGAACAGGTCGCCGACGCCAACAAAGAGCGGCAAGAAGCTGCGCAAGCGGGAACCCAGGGGATTAGGGACGTTCGAGTTTTCGGAGTCGCAGACGAACTATACCAGGATTTCCAAGACGCGATTGACAAGTACACTCAGGCACGGATACTTCTGCGGCGGAATGAGGCCGCTATCGACAAGTTTTACAATCTCATCGTCGCCGTATCTGTCTTTGTACTTATATACTTCGCGTTGGAGTTTGCCGATCTGACACTGGGCGCGCTTGGGTTGTTCCTGTACGCGATGTTCAGATTAGGACCGAAGGCGAGCCGAGTGAATACACTTTTTTACCAAGTGGAGAATGATTTGCCCCATCTGGTCCGAACGCAGGAGTTTATCCACGTACTCGAACAGAATAAAGAAGACAACAGTGGATCGAAAGAGGCGCCCGAGGAGATCAATGGGGTTGAATTTGAGGATGTATGGTTCTCATACAACGATAGCGAGACCGTTCTCCAGGGGATGAACTTTCAAGTGGAAAAAGGCCAGTTCGTCGGATTCGTTGGACAGTCAGGAGCAGGCAAGTCGACTCTCGTCTCCTTGCTAGCACGGATGTACGAGATTGACCGGGGCACGATCAAGGCTAACGGGGTATCAATCGATGAGATTGACATCGACGACTGGCGTGAATGTCTGTCGGTCGTCCGTCAGAACCCGTTCATTTTCAACGATACACTCCGATACAACTTGACAATCGGGAACCGTGACGTGAGTGAGTCAGAATTAGACCAAGTCTGTTCGATCGCACGAGTTGACGAGTTTCTCGAAGATCTCCCGGACGGGTACGACACAATGCTCGGCGACGAAGGTGTCCGGTTGTCGGGCGGTCAAAAGCAGCGCGTCGCACTTGCACGGGCGCTGATCAAGGACGCCGACCTGTTAATCATGGACGAGGCAACGAGCGACTTGGACTCGGATCTTGAGAAGCAAGTGCAGCGCGCAATCGAGGAAATGGACAGGAATTATGCGATAATTACGATCGCACACCGGCTATCAACCGTGAAGAACGCTGATCGGATTTACACTGTTGAGGATGGACGGATCACCGAACGCGGAACCCACAACGAATTGGTAGAGACCGATGGGAAGTACGCGGAATTGTACGGAATCCAATCAGGAAGATAA
- the neuB gene encoding N-acetylneuraminate synthase has translation MQIEHRVISPDEPYFIAEAGVNHNGDLEMAEKLIDAAADAGADAVKFQTFSADRLVTEDTEKADYQEETSGEGSQYEMLRNYELDRAAHERLQNHCQTRDITFLSTPFDVQSADLLADLGVPAVKLGSGEFDNHPLLEHVAELGLPMIVSTGMGTMDEVREARDVIRSVDPKIDLAFLHCTSEYPCDIEDMNLRAMEQMDEAFTEPVGYSDHTTYPETPSFAVSGGAQILEKHFTLDRTLPGPDHKASLEPDKLERAVTLSRLAARARGNAEKQPTAGERRNKSTTRKSLHAAVDLSAGEVLSSNDINILRPTDGLSPKHYDTVIGAVLETDLGAGDPITTANVDVTLESERDV, from the coding sequence ATGCAAATTGAACACCGAGTAATCAGCCCTGACGAGCCCTACTTTATTGCCGAAGCTGGTGTCAACCACAACGGCGATCTGGAGATGGCCGAAAAGCTGATCGACGCCGCGGCAGACGCCGGGGCGGACGCAGTGAAATTCCAGACGTTCAGTGCGGATAGACTCGTTACCGAGGACACAGAGAAAGCGGACTACCAGGAGGAGACGAGCGGAGAGGGGAGCCAGTACGAGATGCTGCGGAACTACGAACTGGACCGGGCGGCACACGAACGCTTGCAGAACCACTGCCAGACGCGTGACATCACCTTCCTCTCGACCCCGTTCGACGTCCAGAGTGCCGATCTCCTCGCAGATCTCGGCGTGCCAGCTGTCAAGCTCGGCTCCGGCGAATTCGACAACCATCCGCTGCTGGAACACGTCGCCGAGCTGGGACTGCCGATGATCGTCAGCACGGGGATGGGAACGATGGACGAGGTCCGCGAGGCGCGGGACGTGATCCGCAGTGTCGACCCTAAGATCGACCTGGCATTTCTCCACTGCACGTCGGAGTATCCCTGCGACATCGAGGACATGAACCTCCGGGCAATGGAGCAGATGGACGAGGCATTCACGGAGCCAGTCGGCTACTCTGATCATACAACGTACCCAGAAACACCGTCTTTCGCGGTCTCGGGAGGGGCACAGATCCTTGAGAAACACTTCACGCTGGACAGAACTCTCCCGGGACCGGACCACAAGGCGTCCTTGGAACCGGACAAACTGGAACGGGCGGTCACGCTGTCGCGACTGGCCGCGCGGGCTAGAGGCAACGCTGAGAAACAGCCCACAGCGGGTGAACGACGAAACAAGTCCACGACAAGGAAGAGCCTGCACGCCGCTGTCGACCTCTCGGCGGGCGAGGTGCTATCCTCGAACGATATAAATATCCTGCGACCGACAGACGGACTGTCGCCAAAACACTACGACACCGTCATTGGGGCAGTCCTGGAGACGGACCTCGGTGCTGGCGACCCAATCACGACTGCCAACGTCGACGTGACTCTGGAGAGTGAGAGGGATGTTTGA
- a CDS encoding class I SAM-dependent methyltransferase, protein MDDDWDDITTQKSGGQWYPAEPMVRLTARFIQRRTGIDSYDVKRPTDRVLDVGCGNGSHVLFFAEQGLSAAGVDISKPAIELGRQRAAETGLDVDFKTGDAADLSWGSETFDLVVSDGVLDHVSFSEAKSILAEIQRVSTPDAYIFLSLRSTADSECGRGEEVEENTYILKEGYEKGMLQHFFDRRSIEELLEGYEIFDIEHLKREYPADFSVDKSHLQSSEGLKKQIDLRDTDFSRQHARWWIAARRTK, encoded by the coding sequence ATGGACGACGATTGGGACGACATCACGACGCAAAAATCGGGTGGGCAGTGGTACCCGGCAGAGCCGATGGTTCGGCTAACCGCCCGATTTATTCAGCGACGAACTGGAATCGATAGCTACGACGTAAAGCGACCGACCGACCGCGTGCTGGATGTCGGCTGTGGCAATGGAAGTCACGTCCTCTTTTTTGCCGAGCAGGGACTGTCAGCTGCCGGCGTCGATATCTCCAAGCCCGCCATCGAGCTTGGACGACAACGGGCAGCAGAAACGGGCCTCGATGTCGACTTCAAAACCGGTGATGCGGCGGACCTCTCTTGGGGGAGCGAGACGTTCGACCTCGTCGTCTCGGACGGCGTACTCGACCACGTCAGTTTCTCGGAAGCAAAGTCAATTCTGGCCGAGATACAGCGCGTGTCGACACCGGACGCGTACATTTTTCTTTCCCTCCGATCGACTGCGGACTCAGAATGTGGACGCGGTGAGGAGGTCGAAGAGAACACATATATTTTGAAGGAGGGCTACGAAAAAGGGATGTTGCAGCACTTCTTCGATCGTCGTAGCATTGAGGAACTGCTCGAGGGCTACGAGATATTCGATATTGAGCACCTGAAACGCGAGTATCCAGCCGACTTCAGCGTCGACAAGTCGCATCTACAGAGCTCTGAGGGGCTTAAAAAGCAAATAGATCTGCGGGATACTGATTTCTCGCGACAGCACGCCAGATGGTGGATAGCAGCAAGGCGGACGAAGTGA
- a CDS encoding PIG-L deacetylase family protein — MFDGTDTVLVIGAHPDDEVLGAGGAMAKHAAAGDEVHVLIVTEGTTQQYGDDEDLIEEKQTDARTCAETLGVSAIHFGGLPDMRLDEVAHVDVNAAIEDACAEIGPDIVYTHSRREVNRDHVEIHDSTLVATRPGTDVSTVLAYETPSSTDFAPGTDGFDPDLFVDIEEHLETKIEAFGSYEIEKRPFPHPRSPEALEAIARSRGAASGVPAAEAFDVLRAYR, encoded by the coding sequence ATGTTTGACGGGACCGATACGGTGCTGGTGATCGGGGCTCACCCGGACGACGAGGTACTCGGAGCTGGCGGTGCGATGGCGAAACATGCAGCGGCGGGCGATGAGGTACACGTGCTCATTGTCACGGAAGGGACAACACAGCAGTACGGGGACGATGAGGACCTGATCGAGGAGAAACAGACCGACGCTCGCACCTGTGCAGAGACGCTCGGCGTTTCCGCTATCCATTTCGGTGGCCTGCCAGACATGCGCCTCGACGAGGTCGCTCACGTCGACGTCAACGCCGCCATCGAGGACGCGTGTGCGGAGATCGGGCCCGATATCGTCTACACCCATTCGCGGCGTGAGGTCAACCGGGACCACGTCGAAATACACGACTCGACCCTGGTCGCCACGCGGCCAGGAACAGACGTTTCAACGGTTCTGGCGTACGAGACCCCCTCGTCTACTGATTTCGCCCCTGGGACGGACGGATTTGATCCGGACCTGTTCGTCGACATCGAGGAACACCTAGAGACGAAGATCGAGGCATTCGGTTCCTACGAGATCGAGAAGCGGCCGTTCCCCCATCCCCGTTCACCGGAGGCACTCGAAGCGATTGCCCGGTCACGGGGTGCGGCAAGTGGGGTCCCCGCGGCAGAGGCATTCGACGTGCTGCGGGCGTACCGATAA
- a CDS encoding glycosyltransferase, giving the protein MKSAEVNSLSKRPFSVLISVYKEDNPDHFKTALESIVNQTIVPDEVLVVKDGPLPDDLDSVIAEFQTSYPETFVQVALNENQGLGKALQTGVRLCSHDLIARMDADDVSVSERFEEQLRYLEQHPEVDVLGGYVSEFDQDPGAADRIRAVPQDADEIRKFARSRCPTNHPTVIFRRESVLEAGNYRPWRLMQDYELWMRMLNHGHIIENLPKVLVKSRAGSALYGRRGGKKYARLELKLQREFRRMGVISQTRFVKNVLSRVPIRLVPNRIRELIYRFCFRS; this is encoded by the coding sequence ATGAAATCGGCAGAGGTGAACTCGTTATCCAAGCGACCGTTTTCGGTGTTAATTAGTGTCTACAAGGAAGATAATCCGGATCACTTCAAGACGGCGCTTGAGAGTATCGTCAATCAAACGATCGTTCCAGACGAGGTGCTCGTCGTGAAAGACGGCCCACTCCCCGACGATCTGGATTCGGTGATCGCAGAATTTCAGACATCATATCCGGAAACGTTCGTACAAGTCGCCCTTAACGAGAACCAAGGCCTCGGAAAGGCGCTACAAACGGGGGTTCGGCTGTGTTCACACGATCTGATCGCAAGAATGGATGCCGATGATGTTTCCGTATCTGAACGGTTTGAAGAACAACTCCGATACCTCGAACAACATCCTGAAGTTGACGTGCTCGGGGGATATGTCTCCGAGTTCGATCAGGATCCCGGAGCAGCTGACCGGATCCGAGCAGTTCCACAGGACGCCGATGAAATCCGAAAGTTCGCGAGGTCACGATGCCCAACTAATCATCCAACTGTAATATTCCGCCGAGAATCAGTTCTAGAAGCAGGGAACTACAGGCCATGGCGACTGATGCAAGATTACGAGTTATGGATGAGAATGTTGAATCACGGACACATTATTGAGAATCTACCAAAAGTGCTGGTCAAATCGCGGGCTGGCAGCGCCCTTTACGGTCGCCGTGGAGGGAAAAAGTACGCTCGTCTTGAGCTCAAGTTACAACGAGAATTCAGACGAATGGGTGTTATCTCTCAAACACGGTTCGTCAAGAACGTCCTCTCCCGGGTGCCAATACGTCTCGTCCCAAACCGGATCCGTGAACTGATCTACCGATTCTGCTTCCGCTCCTGA
- a CDS encoding ISH3 family transposase: MSKHQQQADGEIHEDQLLNFLVNTLDEEVSLSLGANAEIDAEDIYEVFVGACADGTSVSELCETSEDSPHENTVLYHLREKFELTSVEQIGNALLQKDVLEVLPEQVEVVADLHLRPYYGDGDETDGLYHSEAKRGTTAFHAYATLYARVKNKRYTLAVRRLVDGDTASSVLAEFLGLLDGLGLGVKAVYLDREFYDSKCLTLLQAHNYAYVMPIVRWGKTIKQELSEGWSRVIQHELTGKLDGHSWTVEFPVYIDCTYQKGRYGEHGVARHGYAADAPFIDTPRDARYHYAKRFGIEASYRLSEQSIVTTTTQNPVVRLLYVVVSLLLQNVWRYLHWEYVATPRRGGRRLWKWSFEEFINMLCRAAWTALAVRRAVPANRPPDDRFHR; the protein is encoded by the coding sequence GTGTCCAAGCACCAGCAGCAAGCAGACGGTGAGATTCACGAGGACCAGCTCCTTAACTTCCTCGTCAACACGCTTGACGAGGAAGTTTCACTCAGTCTCGGCGCTAATGCTGAAATCGATGCTGAGGACATTTACGAGGTCTTCGTCGGCGCTTGCGCCGACGGGACCTCGGTATCTGAACTCTGTGAGACCAGTGAAGACTCTCCGCACGAAAACACGGTTCTGTACCACCTCCGCGAGAAATTCGAACTAACGTCAGTTGAACAGATCGGGAACGCACTCCTGCAAAAGGACGTTCTAGAGGTTCTTCCTGAGCAGGTGGAGGTCGTCGCAGACCTCCACCTGCGGCCCTACTACGGTGACGGGGACGAAACGGATGGTCTCTATCACTCAGAAGCCAAGCGTGGAACCACCGCGTTCCATGCTTACGCGACACTGTACGCGCGTGTGAAGAACAAGCGATACACGCTGGCGGTGCGCCGTCTCGTCGACGGCGACACCGCCAGCAGTGTCCTCGCTGAGTTTCTTGGCCTCCTCGACGGCCTTGGCCTCGGCGTCAAGGCCGTCTATCTTGATCGAGAATTCTACGATAGCAAGTGTCTCACGCTGCTTCAGGCGCACAACTACGCGTACGTGATGCCAATCGTCCGATGGGGAAAGACGATCAAGCAGGAACTCTCGGAAGGATGGAGTCGCGTCATCCAACACGAGCTGACGGGGAAACTCGACGGTCACAGCTGGACCGTCGAGTTTCCCGTCTACATCGACTGTACCTATCAAAAAGGACGGTATGGAGAACACGGAGTGGCGCGTCACGGCTACGCCGCTGACGCGCCGTTCATTGACACACCACGAGACGCTCGATACCACTACGCGAAACGCTTCGGTATCGAGGCCAGCTATCGACTCTCCGAGCAAAGCATTGTAACGACCACGACGCAGAATCCGGTCGTACGGCTGCTGTATGTCGTGGTTAGTCTACTCTTGCAGAACGTATGGCGGTATCTCCATTGGGAGTATGTGGCGACGCCCCGCCGTGGCGGGCGTCGCCTCTGGAAGTGGTCATTCGAGGAGTTCATCAACATGCTGTGTCGGGCAGCGTGGACGGCCCTCGCGGTGCGTCGGGCCGTCCCCGCGAACCGACCACCGGACGACCGGTTCCACCGGTAA
- a CDS encoding sugar transferase — MASGWRYRIVSVVGVFALIVAAVSVANHPLVHSGFRLLPVVGHLPFDPAEGREFFIEAGTTAVVVLLALAPLYKPRPHRILDISMFALKRTLVGLFALATIGYFDYTYRLPRATLLIVGSLLVVAIPTWFVTIRSRPARGESGRAIIVGDDPSEIDRILAAIDIPVFGYVSPPSPYIVDTEGSGQPQLADGAGSTADSLTYTTDLECLGGLSRLDDILVEHDIDVAVFAFDETDREEFFGVLATCHEHGVDAKIHRDKADSVLVDDDQVEEIVDIDVEPWDWQERVVKRVFDVVFAAVGLLFGLPLMAAAAVAIKLEDGGTIFYKQERTAEFGDTFQVYKFRSMIPNAEERTGAKLSEEDRGGRDPRVTRVGRTLRKTHLDEIPQLWSILVGDMSVVGPRPERPELDRDIEEGVSDWRRRWFVRPGLTGLAQVNDVTGHEPEQKLRLDVEYIRRQSFWFDLKIAIRQIWKVVSDIAETLAHR, encoded by the coding sequence ATGGCGAGTGGCTGGCGGTATCGGATTGTTTCCGTCGTTGGAGTCTTTGCGTTGATCGTGGCCGCAGTCTCGGTTGCCAATCATCCACTCGTCCACTCTGGCTTTCGGTTGCTACCCGTCGTCGGACATCTTCCCTTCGATCCCGCCGAGGGAAGGGAGTTCTTCATCGAAGCTGGGACAACTGCTGTCGTCGTCTTGCTGGCACTCGCTCCGCTGTACAAACCCCGTCCTCACCGGATCCTCGACATCTCGATGTTCGCCCTGAAACGGACCCTCGTTGGGCTGTTTGCCCTCGCAACGATCGGCTACTTCGATTACACGTACCGCTTACCGCGAGCGACACTCCTGATCGTCGGATCGTTGCTCGTCGTGGCGATCCCGACGTGGTTCGTGACCATCCGGAGCCGACCGGCACGTGGCGAGAGCGGTCGGGCGATCATCGTCGGCGACGACCCGAGTGAGATCGATCGTATCTTGGCTGCGATCGACATCCCGGTCTTCGGCTACGTCTCTCCTCCGTCGCCCTACATCGTCGACACGGAGGGATCGGGGCAACCACAGCTCGCTGACGGTGCTGGCAGTACGGCCGACTCGCTGACGTACACGACGGATCTGGAGTGTCTGGGTGGACTCTCACGCCTCGACGACATTCTCGTCGAACACGACATCGATGTCGCCGTGTTCGCCTTCGACGAGACGGATCGAGAGGAGTTCTTTGGCGTGTTGGCTACCTGCCACGAGCACGGCGTCGACGCGAAGATCCACCGGGACAAGGCCGACAGCGTCCTCGTCGACGACGACCAGGTCGAGGAGATCGTGGACATCGACGTCGAGCCGTGGGACTGGCAGGAGCGGGTAGTGAAGCGAGTTTTCGACGTGGTGTTTGCGGCTGTCGGCCTGTTGTTCGGACTCCCACTGATGGCAGCCGCTGCCGTGGCGATCAAACTCGAGGACGGTGGCACCATATTTTACAAACAGGAACGGACCGCGGAGTTCGGAGATACCTTTCAGGTGTACAAATTCCGGAGTATGATACCGAACGCAGAAGAGCGAACCGGGGCAAAACTTAGCGAGGAAGACCGAGGTGGACGAGACCCACGGGTAACGCGAGTTGGTCGAACGCTTCGGAAGACACATCTCGACGAGATACCACAGCTGTGGTCGATCCTCGTCGGCGACATGAGTGTCGTCGGTCCACGACCGGAGCGTCCGGAACTCGATCGCGATATCGAAGAAGGGGTGTCAGACTGGCGTCGCCGATGGTTCGTTCGTCCGGGTCTTACGGGTCTCGCGCAGGTCAATGACGTAACCGGTCACGAACCAGAACAAAAACTCCGACTTGACGTAGAGTACATTCGGCGCCAGTCGTTTTGGTTCGACCTGAAAATCGCAATTCGCCAGATCTGGAAGGTCGTTAGTGATATTGCTGAAACTTTGGCTCATCGTTGA